The Lutra lutra chromosome 1, mLutLut1.2, whole genome shotgun sequence genomic sequence CAGTGTTGCCTCCTCCTCTGTTCAATGGCGTGAGGGTAAGGGTGGATGTCTCTAGCCAGAGCAGATGGGAAGCAGAGGTACTCATAAGGCGACTGTTAAGCCAGAAAAAGTAtaaggcaggcaggggcgggggagcaggATTTCAGCAGCCCTGTAGATCCATCCCTGCCTGAAGCTTCTGGGGCCAGTCCTACAAAAAGCTTAGCATGTGGGCCCTGCTAGGACACCTTAGCCTCAGTTGGAGTTAGGGgtggaggaaagcagagggagctCCTGGAGAAAACTACCCCTGTGACCagtgttgtctttttcttatggGAACATGGCACAAGGGCAGTGTAGGGTTGCTGGCTACGGAGTGGAGCCTGGAGAGCTAGGTGTGAGAACCTATAGAAATGGTGGAATTGCCCAGCTGAGGGCTGGTGTTGGCATACTGTTGGAGGGCCTGCTAGGTATGGGGTACAACAGGATAGTGCTGTGTCTTAACTGTGGGCAGCCCCAAGTGTCTAGTCACTGGTGGTCTGCTTGTAGTAGATACACTGATCACGGGGCTCTCTGCCCTTGACCATAACCTGGCTGCTGTTGTATCTGCCATATAACCCTTCTGTGGCATCTGCACTATGGCCCCTACTACCTCTGTGCtgccagccccaggaccctgcctCTTCCCATGCCAAAGCTGGGCCTTGCTGACTGCTGCCTGGCTTTTCTccttgatcatttttttcttgattttccttGAAGTTGTGTCAAGGACACAACTTCATGTAAGCAAGCCAGCTGTTGGGCTGGGCCATAAAATATCATGGTTCTATTCTGGGCAATTCATAGGGCTCCAGAAGACTGAGTAGCTTGCCTCTGCTTCTTGTGGCATTCTTGGTACATTGGTGGGGCTACTGTCTCATCCTGTGACATGGAGCCACAGGTTCCCAGGGCAGGCACTATGAGAGAACTGGAAAAGGTGATGTAGGCCCTGACTCCATTGAGGGAGCCATCACCAGACCTGCAGGACTCGATGGTAATGGTGCTGTAATAAATCCGGTGGCATCAGGTACAGAGGGGACAGTGgatgtggcaggcactgtgctcaTCAAAGGCACCTTTGTTGTGGGGTAGGTATCTGTAGCTGTGGACTCAGCATAGGGGTGGTGTGGCTGAGGCTCTGCTTCTTGGTGCCTGTTTATGGCACCACTGCACTACATCCCCAGCTCAATGCCGGCACCTGGTCTTGCCTGGGCTGGACATCAGGCTGGAGTCATGGGAGCCAAGACAAAGGAATGGATTTCAGTATTGATGCAGTGTAGCCCTGGGCAGAACCTGGATGTGATCATCATGTGGGACCCAGATGTAGGCCCAGAAATGGCACTTGGTCATTAGTGGGAAATGACCACAATGCAGGACACAGAACATGGATAGACTGCAGTCATGGATATCCTGCCTCGTTCTTGAAGGTCCACAAGTATTAGTGACCCCAAAGTCTAAAGAGCCTGAGTTCCAATCCCAAATTTGGGGACCTTCTCACCATCCCAGCAGCTCCAGTTCCACAAAAAAACCAGTTCTCCTTTAGCCTGATTCTCAGCAGGTCCTAGAAGTCCAGTGAGACACTGGGGAGATTCCGCCAAGCACAACAGGCCTCATCATGAAGATTGTATCTCCTCTGCTCCACCCTATCCTAACTTCAATAAAATATCTTGCCAAACACTTGCAGATGGATTTCCAGGTCTaatttgcttgtatttttttgtgATATTTGCATGCTTTGGTAAGGGAGGATACGTATGtcagtagattttaaaagaagtcaTTACAGAACACCGTTGAGGTCCTTCTTCAGCCCAAACACCTGTCTCCTAGCCAGGTGTGTCTAGGTGGGCGCCTGAAAAGTGCTGGACTTAGGGAGCCCCTCTATCTGCCATTCTACACACTATCTTTGCTGGAGTCTTGACGGGTTTCTCCGGAGTTCGGTCCCCTGCCCTCCAGCTGTTACCATGACAACTCCAAAGCTGTGACGTCAGAAACGCGATAGGAACTCGCAGTTGCTCCCAACAACGGAAATGGGATGGTCCCAAGCTTTCCTGCTTCTGTGCTGAACTCCTTCCCAGATTCGTGCAAATCTCCCCTAAAGTCCTGCCGCCCCCACCACTTCACTTCAAGCGACCCGCACCACGAAAACGTAGACGGAAGTGAAGCGCTCGAAGAACCGGTTTGGCGGCCTCTGTCTTTTAAATGGCGCCGACGACCCTGGGTAgcccgccccctccctccaggaCGGCTACCATTGGCTCTCCCTAGCGGCTTCGCTCTCCTATTGGTCAGTGGGCTAATGCCAACGTCAGATTGGCCCTTAAGTTTTTTTTCGGTTTCCGGTGTTCCAGCAATGGCGGCTCTGGACTCGCTGTCGCTCTTCACCGGCCTTGGCCTGAGCGAGCATAAGGCCCGGGAGACGCTCAAGAACACGGCTCTGAGTGCGCAGCTGCGCGAGGCGGCGACCCAGGTGGGAGTCCCTCTGCCCTTGACCCTGCCTGCCGACTGTGCTTCAAGGCCGGACCAGGTCCCGATCCCCATCCTCACCCCGACCCCGACCTACCAACCTTGTCTAACTCATGTTTTTCTTACTGGGTGTGGGCCTTCTCTTCTGACCCCTTGAACCCCAGGCGCAGCAGACTCTGGGCTCCACTATCGACAAAGCTACCGGGACCTTGCTATATGGTTTGGCATCCCGACTCAGGGATCCCCGGCGTCTTTCTTTCCTTGTGAGCTACATAGCCAATAAGAAGATCCACACCGAGCTCCAGCTGAGCGGTGAGACCCTTGCCTGCCCTGCTACTTCCATCTCCAACTCCTCCCTTCAGCCAATACCCCAGTCTGCCCTTTCTGCCAAGTCCCCCAGTGGCCTTTTTCTATGCTCCTTCTGCGTTCCTCTCTAAACCTTCGCCCTGACAATGAGGGGTGGAGAGGGTTCCCCGTGGTGAAACTGACTGAGGAACTGTGTGGGTCTAAAGGAGAGCTTCTATCAGAGCACGATTTTTTCCTGTGGTCTCAGAGCATCTCTTAACAAGTCTTAACCTCGGAGGAGGCCGAATTGTGATTATTGGGATTTCATGGGGCTAGGTAGGGCCCTGTCTAACCACTTCTTGGAGCTGAGATGCCACTTATTGGTTCTCCTTTCTCAGCCGCCCTTGAGTATGTGCGAAGTCATCCCCTGGACCCCATCAACACCGAGGACTTTGAGCAGGAATGTGGTGTGGGTGTCATGGTGACCCCAGAGCAGATTGAAGAGGCTGTGAGTCTTTCCTTAGGCATTGGGTACCTCCTTAGTACTGACCCTGGAAAGGAGTGGCTCAGCTTCTCCACCCAGGAAGAGACAGGGTGAGAGTGTGGGACCCTTAGAGCATTTCTGAAGGACACTTTTCTGAACGGCATGGTTTGGCTTTCTGCAGGTGGAGGCTGCCATAAATCGTCACCGGCCCCAGCTCCTGGAGGAGCGTTATCGTTTCAACATGGGATTGCTGATGGGtgagcagggcctggggcagtGGACTATGTTGTTCTCTCTGGTCATACCTTCTTTTTTGGGCataaatgagagagaggagagggaggaaaagagcattttaaaagtgGTCCGGTTGGGCCCAGGCGCTGGTTCTTGAGGTCAGCTAGGACTTTTTCTTGTGAAAGAGAGTAGGAAGTGTCCTTCTTGGCCTTTCTGCAGCTCCTTGTGTCCATGTTTCTAGGAGAGGCTCGAGCTATGCTCAAGTGGGCAGATGGCAAAATGATCAAGCACGAAGTGGACATGCAGGTGAGCAACTCCTTGAGCTGAAGCAGGCAAAGACCCTGCCATGGATAGTGCCTAGGGTCCACTGGAAAGAtacatgggggtgggaggggaagagacaCTGTCCCTGCTGTGGTGGATCATAGAGCCCAGTGTGGAAGAGCACCACCCTGGTGGGCAGTAAAAGAGTTGGGCCTCTGGATCGTGCCTGTTTTCCAGTGAGTTGCGTTCCTCTgaaccttaatttcctcatcttatAAACAGAGGTGATATGGCCCTCGTCTCAGATAACGGGTGAGAATCACAAGAGGCTGATGGCTGAGGTAGTTTGTTGTCTTGATGCTGAGCCCACAGTTCCTCTCTGTAAATGGCAGTTTTTGTTACCTGTTTTGTCACCAGATTTTGGACTCTCAGGGGGAAAGAGCATTTGGGGCCAGCAGAACCATGTGAGGAGGAGAAGTGGGATGGGCTAGGTAGGTTCTTCAAGGCAATATTGGTAGGCAGGTCAGAAAGCCTTTGGGTAGGTGGGCGGGGTCAATCAGAGGCTCCTTGAAGCAGAACACTCTTGTTTCAGCCCAAACCCCGGTTTCTGTGCAGGTTCTTCACCTTCTGGGTCCCAAGACAGAGACTGATCTGGAGAAGAAACCCAAGGTGGGGTTTCCTGGGTATGGTCCTGGCTCCCTGAggatgaggtggggtggggtgagactTCCGGCTGGGGAAGGGAGCATGTGGCCCCAGTGATCCTGAGACCCTGACCCAACTTCTGGGCTTCTCTCAGTTGTCAAAAGCTCGGCCAGAAGAGAAAGACCGGAGGACAGCAAAGGACATGATGGAGAATGGTGAGAGGCTTGAGGTCCCTGACACATTCAGCTCTCTGACTTCTAGGCTTTCTACATGATGGGTTCTTGTAGCCCAGTCTCCTCAGGCCATTAACTTCCTCATCATCCTACCTTCCACTGCCAGATTGGAATTCCTGGTGTTTCCTTTGTTCTCATTACCCAGAGACTAgcatgaggaaacagagaagtctGGCTCTGTACCTCTTGTCTCCGGggttggagaaagaagaacctGTCTGGTTTTCCTCTGGTTGCAGGATTTGGGGAGTACTGAGAAGTACCTCCCTGAGCTGCACGAGGTAGCTGTATTCAGAGGATCAGAGGATAAGTTTTCTTTGGTCTGTTATTCACAGGTGAGGCTGCTGACCAGGCCCTCTCTCTGATGGAGCAGCTCCGAGGGGAGGCACTTAAGTTCCACAAACCTGGTGAGCAGGCAGGTCAAAATCCTGGGGAGGGTAAGATCTTGATAGTAACTCTCACAGCCAGTGTAGGGAGCCTTGGGCTGCAGCGCAGTCCTCAGGCTTGTTCTGGCCCTGGCAGGTGAGAACTATAAGACCCCAGGCTATGTAACCACTCCACACACCATGGACTTACTGAAGCAGCACCTGGAGATCACTGGAGGACAGGTGTGTGGAAGTACTGTTGGGCAAGTTAGTCCTGTCACTCGCCAGGGGGCCTGGGCTGCCTTCATGCTGCTCCATCTAACCCATCACCTGGCCTTCCTAGGAAGGGGCATCTGTCCCTTGAGGGCAGTCTCAGTTCTGGCTTAATTCTGGCTTAAATGTCCTATTTCCCTCATCTCAGGTTCGGACCCGGTTCCCGCCGGAACCCAATGGAATCCTGCACATAGGACATGCCAAAGCTATCAACTTCAACTTTGGCTATGCCAAGGTGAGTATGTGGGGGTCTGGCAGACCACTTGCTGCTCCCAAGACTTGATACCGGAAAGATGTCCCTTGCCTTTCCTGCTGCTGCTATAATGTGCCCAGAGCGGACAGAGACCGTGGAGGGGAATCATGTATGTGATAAAAGGCCAGgaatccatggggcgcctgggtggctcagtgggttaaagcctctgccttcggctcgggtcatgatcccagggtcctgggatcgagccccacatcgggatctctgctcagcgggaagcctgcttcttcctctctctctgcctgcctctctgcctacttgtggtctctatctgtcaaataaataaataaaatcttaaaaaaaaaaaaaaaaaggccaggaaTCCATTGGGTTCATTGGGAAAAAGCTGTAGTTGAGGCAGTGAGTTCAACTTTGGTGAACTGCCCAGTGCAACTCCTCAGGCTTAGAAAGAGGGTGTCTGGAGTTGGTATAAGATGCTTTGTTTAAGGCATTTAGATACGGGAAGATGAGTGAAACTCCTGAAGGTGTTTTCAATTCTGACATGGGAGAGCTCTGAGAATGTCCAAGTTTAATGAGTTGGACTCTGGAAGCTGATGATGTGAGAGCTCACAGATTCTATAACTCCTAGGCCAACAATGGGATCTGTTTTCTACGCTTTGATGACACCAACCCTGAGAAGGAGGAAGCAAAGTTCTTCACTGCCATCTACGACATGGTCGCCTGGCTGGGTATGGGCTGGGCAAGGGCTGGGAAGAAAGAACTGGTGGTCAGCGGGCCTCTCTGTGGGCTATGGCTTGCATTGGGTGTCCCTGGCTCGTTGCTCATACCAAGTCTTTTTCTGCCCCAGGTTACAGTCCTTACAAGGTTACATATGCCTCTGATTACTTTGACCAGCTGTATGCCTGGGCCGTGGAGCTCATCCATAGGTGAGGCCGGGGCTGTCACATAGAACTAGGCAGGCTGCCCAGGACATAGCCATCTTGGGCGCTCATACCTCTTCCCCCATAGGGGCCAGGCCTATGTGTGCCACCAGCGAGGAGAGGAGCTCAAAGGCCATAACTCATTGCCCTCACCCTGGAGAGACCGTCCTATAGAGGAGTCACTGCTGCTCTTTGAGGTGGTGTTCTAGAGGGGCAAGCTGGGTCTGGGTGGGTGCTGAGGAGGAGGTGCCCCTGTGCTGAGAGGCAGTCTGAGCCCTTGGTCCTGTCAGGCAATGCGCAAGGGCAAGTTTGCGGAGGGTGAGGCCACATTGCGGATGAAGCTGGTGATGGAGGATGGCAAGATGGACCCTGTGGCCTATCGAGTCAAGTATACACCACACCATCGCACGGGGGACACCTGGTGGGTGTGAACATGGGATGGGGCTGTGGGATTGtagagtggggttggggggccaTGGGTAGGGCAGAGTGGGGCTGGATGGTGGGGCCCATTGCCTATGCCCTGCAGGTGCATCTATCCCACCTATGACTACACACACTGCCTCTGTGACTCCATCGAGCACATCACCCACTCACTCTGCACCAAGGAATTCCAGGCCCGGTGAGGGAGCTGGGCCTATGGGGTGGTGAGGGCCAGTGGGATTCCAGCAGCCCttcctgtggtctctctctggtCTGACGTGGCCAGACCTGACTCTACTCTCCCACCCCAGACGCTCTTCCTACTTCTGGCTGTGCAATGCTTTGGATGTCTATTGCCCTGTTCAGTGGGAGTATGGCCGTCTCAACCTTCACTATGCTGTTGTGTCCAAGAGGAAAATTCTGCAGCTTGTGGCAGCTGGTGCTGTGCGGTAGGATGATTGTTTATCTCACTGAAGGTTGGAAGTAACTAGTGGCATATACTGCCAATATCTCACCACCTCCTTGCCTGCAGGGACTGGGATGACCCACGGCTCTTCACACTCACAGCCTTACGACGGCGGGGCTTTCCGCCTGAGGCCATCAACAACTTTTGTGCTCGGGTATAGCCCAGTGGGctgggtgggcaggtgggggctGAGCAGTGCAGTTTGTGGTTGTGGCTGTGAGTGATGCTGATCTTCCTGCTAGGTGGGGGTGACAGTGGCACAGACCACGATGGAACCCCATCTGCTAGAGGCCTGTGTGCGTGATGTGCTAAATGACACAGCCCCACGGGCCATGGCTGTGCTGGAGCCATTACAGGTCGTCATCACCAACTTTCCTGCTACCAAGGTAGGTGTGCCTCTCTGTgtatgtgttgggggaggggggcacctgggtctgGACATGGGGGTCCCAGTGCCTGGTGTGACTCACACCCGTCTCCTGCTATAGTCCTTAGACATCCAGGTTCCCAACTTTCCAGCTGATGAGACCAAGGGCTTCCATCAGGTTCCCTTTGGACCCATGGTCTTCATTGAAAGGACTGACTTCAAAGAAGTAAGTAGGGGGTGTGAAAGGTCCTGTTTGCTGTTGAGCCCAGTCCTGAGATCCCTTCATCTCCTTTTGTCAGTCCACCTACTTCCTACTTCAGATGAACCAGCCCCTGCCAGAcataggggtagagggagaagcctcTTGTACCTTTTTGACCTTTGCAGTCTCCTGTGTCCACACTACTTCCTACCTCTAGGAGCCAGACCCTGGCTATAAGCGCCTGGCATGGGGCCAGCCTGTGGGTCTAAGACATACAGGCTATGTCATCGAGCTGCAGAATGTTGTCAAGGTGAGAGCAGTCAGTGCCTGCTGTGGGGAGGATCTGGGTGCATGCAGACTCCAGTTCTAGTAGTGGTCCCTGGGTCTAATTGTAGGCTTCTCGACTTCCAGGGCCCCAGTGGCTGTGTAGAGAGCCTGGAGGTGACCTGTAGACGGGCAGATACTGGAGAAAAGCCCAAGGCCTTTATTCACTGGGTGTCCCAACCTCTGACTTGTGAGATTCGCCTTTATGAGAGACTGTGAGTGAACAGAGCTTGGGTGTGGGCAGATACAAGATGGGCACAAGATGGGCCTTGCCTGCTATGGCTACCTAGCTGGGGTCTTGACCTTCCTTCTGGCTACAGATTTCAGCACAAGAACCCTGAGGATCCTGCTGAGGTGCCTGGTGGATTCTTAAGTGACCTGAACCCGGTAGGCTCATGGGGTATAAGGTGAGGGTGGTGCGTCTCTCTGGCTGGACGGCCCCTGAGTTTCCTGCCCACAGGCATCGCTACAAGTGGTGGAGTCAGCGTTAGTGGACTGCTCTGTGGCCTTGGCAAAGCCCTTTGACAAATTCCAGTTTGAGCGGCTTGGCTACTTCTCTGTGGATCCCGACAGCGGCCAGGGACAGGTACACGAGTTTACCTGCCTGCCCTTTGTACAACAGTGACAATGGTGGCTACCATTTACTGTGCCAAGTGCTCTGCCAACATTCACTTAGTTAATCCTTACCCCTTGAGATGGGGTTCatgttttactgatgaggaaacaggttcagaggTCCAGGCACAAAATTTTGTATGGCCCCTGCCTTTCTTACTCCTCAAGGGTGTAGGGGTCAGGCATAGCGGTTGttataatctttataaaatggAGGCCTAAAGTCATCCAGTCCTCTACCCCAAGTAATAGTTATTGAGAACCCAAATGTCCTGACCCTCAGCTCCCCTGGGAGGAGGTAAGGGTAGGGTCTGGTGAGGTCTGGGCTTTCTAGCCTGGTTCTGGCTTGGTTGTCATTCTTCCCCCTCTGCCATCCAGCTTGTCTTCAACCGGACTGTCACACTGAAGGAGGACCCAGGAAAGGTGTGAGCTGTAAGGAAGCCCCGTGGACCTACCTCATGCTTCTGAAGGCCAAGGGTACCCAGACTCCATGTCAATAAAGAACAGCTAAATCCCCTGGAGTCTGTGTGTTGTCTGTCTGCACTTCCAGCTCCTGAGGACCTCAGAGACTTGCTGAGGGTAGGGAGGAGGTGCACTGCACATACCTTTGAAACCACTGATACACTTCTTAGTGCTCTAGGGCGGGGATCTGGGCCTGATTTGAAATCCTGTGCACCTGGCATGAGGGGCTAGCAGGCTCTGGGTGCTGTCCCACTGTTTGCAAACTTGTGCCAGAGGGATCTGAAGGGTTTGTGTCTGCCTGTGTGCCCAGGCAGATGAAAACACCTGGTTCTCAGTCCAATCATTTAGCAAATAATTATTGAGTGCCATCTATGTGGCAGGcaaaatgagaagaggaagacTTGTGAGGTGGCCTTCTAAGTTGACGGACTAGTTGGGCAGACAGAGGGTGACCAGGCACTGTGCAAGAGAGGTCTCCCTGGGGCCTGTACAAGGCTGGAGGAAGTTCCTGACCAATCCTGTGCCTCAAAGTACTCTCAGGAGGTGACTCCTTAGGGAACCCCTAGGGACCAAGGAGTTGTTTGCCAGACAGGAggaacaagtgcaaaggccctgaggccctTGTTTAAAAAAGTCTATAATCGACTGGTTGCCCTCAGGGGCAGTGTGGGCTACTAGTGAGGCCCACGTGTGCCTGCAGCTTTAACACCCTCCACATTTTCCCTGTATACAAACACCAGGCTACCAGAGGCCCGCTTTAAGGTGGACTGGGTTGCTGAAGGCTGGATTAGGAAGGCGGCGGATTGAGGAGGGGGTTCCTAACTGTTAAGGACTCCTGCACGAAAGTGACTCTGGGCTTCCCAGGTGGGACGATGGCACGGGGGCGCAGAGCCTAGGTCAAGAGGCTGCGGGGGCTACCTTAAGCAAGAGACAGGGCCCCGCCCCACGTGGGGCTGCGCGATTGAAGGAGGCCCAGACAGGCTGCAGAAGGTGGGTCCAGAGAGCAAGCTTGAGACCCAAACCGCCCAGGCTCCTACTCCAGGCCGGTCTGCGGCCCTGGCCCCGCCCAGCATGGAGGGGCGTCCGAGGGCGGGCCGCTCCGCCCTACACTCCTCGCTCTACTCGCCGTTTCTGCAACCGGAGGCCCGGCCTGGCCTCTCGCCTCAGCACAAGCGTTCCctttaagtctggccaggaggcAGTCTCAACTCTCGCGGGATTCGATGCTTCGGTTATCGCGAGAGGGGCATTCGGCACCCATTGGCTGTAAGGGTTGAATGTAAGATGGCGCCCAGGGAGCTGTGAGGGGAAAATCCTGTCGGTCTTGGAGCGGCGACGGCGGAACCGGGGCCCCGAGCGGTGCGGCGGGGCCGGCGGGtagagcggcggcggcggcggtggcggcgacGACGACGTCGCCGGGTGAGGGCTGCAGCTGGGGCAGAGATGTGGCGAACCTGTGGGCCTGAGACAGCGGGCCCACCCCACACAacggcgggcgggggcgggcgggcgggccgCTGCCGCTGGGCCCAGGAGACCTCGGGGCGGCTCCGGAGAGGAGAATGTCCCTGGGCTCGCGCGCCCCCGCCCCTTGTGGAGTGGGAAGAGGCAGGTCGGGGACTCGGGTGGGTGCGGCGCGCGAACGCGCACTGGTTCTCGCGCGCGGCCGGGCCTGTTTATACGCGGGCGCGCGCGCGCTGTGCGGCTCTCCTGGCGCGCGTGGCCGCCGACGTGCGCGTTCCCGGTTTGGGTATCTCCTCTCCTGGTGCTGCGGCCCTTGGGCAAGAGCGGGTGTCGGTGGCGCGCGCCCGCCCGCGACCCCCGCTTTCGGGGCGCGCGCCCTGCTGTTGGGTGGCGACGCTGCCGCCGCGAGGACGCGCAGGACACCTCTGCTGCGTGGAGCGGCGGCGAGCTGGCGGGAGGCTCGCAGTGTGAGGAAGGTTGTGGGTTGGGCCCTTCCTGCTCTGGTGACGTCCCCGGACCGCCGTGGCCTAGGCCTGGGGAGAAACCGACCGGCTTTACCGTCTGACTTAGGATCCGCTCTTCCGCGAGGCGGGCGAGATTGTTTGATCTTCTCGAAGAATGCAGTGACTT encodes the following:
- the QARS1 gene encoding glutamine--tRNA ligase, with the protein product MAALDSLSLFTGLGLSEHKARETLKNTALSAQLREAATQAQQTLGSTIDKATGTLLYGLASRLRDPRRLSFLVSYIANKKIHTELQLSAALEYVRSHPLDPINTEDFEQECGVGVMVTPEQIEEAVEAAINRHRPQLLEERYRFNMGLLMGEARAMLKWADGKMIKHEVDMQVLHLLGPKTETDLEKKPKLSKARPEEKDRRTAKDMMENGEAADQALSLMEQLRGEALKFHKPGENYKTPGYVTTPHTMDLLKQHLEITGGQVRTRFPPEPNGILHIGHAKAINFNFGYAKANNGICFLRFDDTNPEKEEAKFFTAIYDMVAWLGYSPYKVTYASDYFDQLYAWAVELIHRGQAYVCHQRGEELKGHNSLPSPWRDRPIEESLLLFEAMRKGKFAEGEATLRMKLVMEDGKMDPVAYRVKYTPHHRTGDTWCIYPTYDYTHCLCDSIEHITHSLCTKEFQARRSSYFWLCNALDVYCPVQWEYGRLNLHYAVVSKRKILQLVAAGAVRDWDDPRLFTLTALRRRGFPPEAINNFCARVGVTVAQTTMEPHLLEACVRDVLNDTAPRAMAVLEPLQVVITNFPATKSLDIQVPNFPADETKGFHQVPFGPMVFIERTDFKEEPDPGYKRLAWGQPVGLRHTGYVIELQNVVKGPSGCVESLEVTCRRADTGEKPKAFIHWVSQPLTCEIRLYERLFQHKNPEDPAEVPGGFLSDLNPASLQVVESALVDCSVALAKPFDKFQFERLGYFSVDPDSGQGQLVFNRTVTLKEDPGKV